A single window of Halotalea alkalilenta DNA harbors:
- a CDS encoding AAA family ATPase encodes MRLSKLRVEQFKQFRSGIELDHLDPGLNLFTGPNEAGKSTLVAAIRAAFFERHRSSNVDDLRPWGESGVAPTVMLEFELDGRFYRLTKSFLARKRCELLIDGERFEGDDAEERIKDLLGFQQPSRGASKAEHWGIPGLLWIRQGDAQEIRPAVEHATDQLRGALERSLGEVAASGGDELISRVEALRLELLTAATGKPRGEFERALKQRDALSTQLAELDEQISRYRQRVDELARLRAEHQRDQREAPSRALRERLEAAEDQLRQAHERQRRLADERLRAGQIEARIRLLRERLESFAAQRLAVDERRQALTLSTQALASANAELIAWRGRLEQVDRARRLSRDQLRQARQQASRAQLTQRIERLDDELDQRQRRLVQVETAGQRARQLTELRGSNAIEASEVEALRAEQARLRELEIERRAAATLLDFTLDEHGRIELDGEALEGQGERRLLGPATLRLPGLGVLRIIPGGANLSSLGARHRELSELHAERLAKLGVDSLHRAEACLVEQRELDSEARALEATLAALAPAGVEALREECAARRQERETLIRTLAELTTEAREPALDIAAVEAEDERLDGELREVDQALRQAQLRASRAQVQCDIDERELATAQAALEAPERTARLDAGHREEAEANAELATQLARIEALERKLEADQPDIIAQDVERLKRSVQQHERRFAERREAMTRLEVELESLGAQGLEERRAELARDLAQLTRRCDELERRARALDLLLERLRDKRQRLTQRLQAPLVHHLERYLRLLLPEARLELDEGLAPVSLTRPGAHGVEHGDFDQLSFGAREQMGVISRLAYADLLKEAGRPTLLILDDALVHADESRLAQMKRVLFDAATRHQLLIFSCHPEAWADLGVAERRIPDLVHAGQGASTRY; translated from the coding sequence ATGAGGCTTTCGAAGCTGCGCGTCGAGCAGTTCAAGCAGTTTCGCTCAGGGATAGAGCTCGACCATCTAGACCCCGGGCTCAATCTGTTCACCGGCCCCAACGAGGCGGGCAAGAGTACCCTGGTGGCGGCAATCCGAGCCGCGTTCTTCGAGCGTCACCGTTCGAGCAATGTCGATGACCTGCGCCCCTGGGGCGAGAGCGGCGTCGCCCCCACGGTGATGCTCGAGTTCGAACTCGACGGCCGCTTTTATCGGCTGACCAAGAGTTTCCTCGCCCGCAAGCGCTGCGAGCTGCTGATCGACGGCGAGCGCTTCGAGGGCGACGACGCCGAGGAGCGGATCAAGGACCTGCTCGGCTTCCAGCAGCCCAGCCGTGGCGCGAGCAAGGCCGAGCACTGGGGCATTCCCGGGCTGCTATGGATTCGCCAGGGCGACGCCCAGGAGATTCGCCCCGCGGTCGAACACGCCACCGATCAGCTGCGCGGCGCACTCGAACGCTCGCTCGGCGAGGTTGCGGCGAGCGGCGGAGACGAGCTGATCTCACGGGTCGAGGCGCTGCGCTTAGAGCTGCTCACCGCGGCTACCGGCAAGCCGCGCGGAGAGTTCGAGCGTGCGCTCAAGCAGCGCGACGCGCTCTCCACGCAGCTCGCCGAGCTGGACGAGCAAATCAGCCGCTACCGCCAACGCGTCGATGAACTCGCCCGCTTGCGCGCCGAGCACCAACGCGACCAGCGCGAGGCGCCATCGCGCGCGCTGCGCGAGCGGCTCGAAGCAGCCGAGGACCAGCTCAGGCAGGCACACGAGCGCCAGCGCCGATTGGCCGACGAGCGCCTGCGCGCAGGGCAGATCGAGGCGCGCATCAGGCTCCTGCGCGAGCGGCTCGAAAGCTTCGCCGCCCAACGGCTGGCGGTCGACGAACGCCGCCAGGCGCTGACGTTGAGCACCCAGGCATTGGCTAGCGCCAACGCCGAGCTCATCGCTTGGCGGGGCCGGCTCGAGCAGGTCGATCGGGCGCGCCGGCTCAGTCGCGACCAGCTTCGCCAGGCGCGCCAGCAGGCCAGTCGCGCGCAGCTGACGCAGCGGATCGAGCGCCTCGACGACGAGCTCGACCAGCGCCAACGCCGGCTCGTCCAGGTCGAGACCGCGGGCCAGCGGGCGCGCCAGCTTACCGAGCTGCGTGGCAGCAACGCGATCGAAGCATCCGAAGTGGAGGCGCTGCGCGCAGAGCAGGCCCGGCTGCGCGAGCTCGAGATCGAACGCCGCGCCGCCGCCACCCTGCTCGACTTCACCCTCGATGAGCACGGGCGAATCGAGCTCGATGGCGAGGCGCTCGAAGGCCAGGGCGAGCGCCGGCTGCTCGGCCCCGCAACGCTGCGTTTGCCGGGTCTCGGCGTGCTCAGGATCATCCCCGGGGGCGCGAATCTTTCCTCCCTTGGCGCACGCCATCGCGAGCTCTCGGAGCTTCACGCCGAGCGGCTCGCAAAGCTCGGCGTGGACTCGCTCCACCGCGCCGAAGCGTGTCTGGTCGAGCAGCGCGAGCTCGACTCCGAGGCGCGCGCCCTCGAAGCGACGCTCGCTGCCCTGGCGCCGGCGGGGGTGGAGGCTCTACGTGAGGAATGCGCCGCGCGCCGGCAGGAGCGCGAGACGCTGATCCGCACGCTTGCCGAACTGACTACCGAAGCGCGGGAGCCGGCGCTCGACATCGCCGCCGTCGAGGCCGAAGACGAGCGGCTCGATGGCGAACTGCGCGAGGTCGACCAAGCGCTGCGCCAGGCTCAACTGCGCGCGAGCCGGGCCCAGGTACAGTGCGACATCGACGAGCGCGAGCTGGCCACTGCGCAGGCGGCGCTCGAGGCGCCGGAGCGGACCGCGCGGCTCGATGCCGGCCACCGCGAGGAGGCCGAGGCCAATGCCGAGCTCGCCACCCAGCTCGCACGGATCGAGGCGCTCGAGCGCAAGCTCGAGGCTGACCAGCCAGATATCATCGCCCAGGACGTCGAACGGCTGAAGCGCAGCGTCCAGCAGCATGAACGCCGCTTCGCCGAGCGCCGCGAGGCGATGACTCGGCTCGAAGTCGAGCTCGAGAGCCTCGGCGCCCAAGGTCTCGAGGAGCGCCGCGCGGAGCTCGCCCGCGACCTTGCCCAGCTGACACGCCGCTGTGATGAATTGGAGCGTCGAGCCCGCGCGCTGGACCTGCTGCTCGAGCGGCTGCGCGACAAGCGCCAGCGGCTCACCCAGCGGCTTCAGGCGCCGCTCGTGCATCATCTCGAACGCTACCTGCGCCTGCTGCTGCCCGAGGCCCGACTCGAGCTCGACGAGGGCCTGGCGCCAGTGAGCCTGACCCGCCCCGGCGCGCACGGCGTCGAGCATGGCGATTTCGACCAGCTGAGCTTCGGCGCCCGTGAGCAGATGGGTGTGATCAGCCGCCTCGCCTACGCCGACCTGCTCAAGGAGGCCGGACGACCGACGCTCTTGATCCTCGACGATGCGCTGGTACACGCCGACGAATCCAGGCTTGCGCAGATGAAGCGGGTGCTGTTCGACGCAGCGACCCGCCATCAGCTGCTGATCTTCAGCTGCCATCCCGAGGCCTGGGCGGATTTGGGCGTCGCTGAGCGACGGATCCCCGATCTCGTCCACGCGGGCCAGGGTGCATCCACGCGTTATTGA
- a CDS encoding error-prone DNA polymerase codes for MAAGVVRMSPDYAELHCLSNFSFQRGASNADELFARARRLGYRALAITDEATLAGIVRAWQAARQHQVALIVGAEFRLDQGPKLVLLVEDLAGYQRLCRLITRARGRAEKGRYQLFEDDLREEGCDGLIALWVPDDEGDATPGRRLGELFPGRLWLALELHRGPDDAARCERLLGLARRLLIPVVACGDVHMHARGRRALQDTMTAIRHHTTVAEAGHRLFANGERHLRPRDALAELYPPQALAESLAIAGRCRFDLGQLRYHYPHELVPREHTPASWLRELVEKGMLERWPEGASTEVRALIERELALIHELGFESYFLTVHDIVAYARRQNILCQGRGSAANSAVCFALRITELDPTRINLLFERFISKERNEPPDIDVDFEHERREEVIQYVFRRYGRHRAAITAVVSTYHAAGAIRDVAKALGLPPDQVNALADCCDSWSDRLPSAERLVEGGFDPASPVLARVLALSRELVGFPRHLSQHPGGFVISEAPLDTLVPVENAAMAERTVIQWDKDDLDLVGLLKVDILSLGMLSALRRCFALIERHYGRVLTLATVPAEDGPTYQMIQNADTLGVFQIESRAQMAMLPRLRPKTFYDLVIQVAIVRPGPIQGDMVHPYLKRRRGEEPVSYPSEGLERVFKRTLGVPLFQEQVMELAITAAGYSAGEADQLRRSMAAWKRHGGLEHHRERLTQGMLDRGYDAGFAERIFEQIKGFGSYGFPESHAASFALLTYASCWLKCHYPAAYACALVNSWPMGFYSPDQVLQDARRHGIRVLPVDVRYSVWDCSLESGRDGAWGIRLGLRMVRGFRQAQAGRIEAARALGAFDDVAELARRTRLEPRALSLLADAGVLRALAGNRHRARWAVAGIEAQRPLFASLPATEEQAVRLPLTNTGEDLLTDYATLGTTLGPHPLRLLRGRAELRRCVDSRALAGLEQGRGVSVAGLVVGRQRPGTASGVIFVTLEDEFGMVNVVVWRALAERQRLALVESRLLRVSGRLESKEGVRHLIAHHLHDISALLDGLDVRSRDFQ; via the coding sequence CTGGCTGCAGGGGTGGTTCGGATGAGCCCCGACTACGCCGAGCTGCACTGCTTGTCCAATTTCAGCTTCCAGCGCGGCGCCTCGAACGCGGACGAGCTGTTCGCGCGTGCGCGCCGGCTCGGCTACCGGGCGCTGGCGATCACCGATGAGGCGACCCTGGCCGGCATCGTGCGCGCCTGGCAGGCGGCCAGGCAGCACCAGGTGGCGCTGATCGTCGGTGCCGAGTTTCGCCTCGATCAAGGGCCCAAGCTGGTGCTGCTGGTCGAGGACCTCGCCGGCTACCAACGGCTCTGCCGGCTGATCACCCGTGCGCGCGGGCGTGCGGAGAAGGGCCGCTACCAGCTGTTCGAGGATGATCTGCGCGAAGAGGGCTGCGATGGGCTGATCGCGCTCTGGGTGCCCGATGACGAAGGCGACGCCACGCCGGGCCGCCGGCTGGGCGAGCTGTTCCCCGGGCGGCTGTGGCTCGCGCTCGAGCTGCATCGTGGGCCGGACGACGCTGCGCGCTGCGAGCGGCTGCTCGGACTGGCCCGGCGGCTCTTAATCCCGGTGGTGGCCTGTGGCGACGTGCACATGCACGCCCGCGGGCGGCGTGCGCTGCAGGACACGATGACGGCGATCCGTCACCACACCACGGTGGCCGAGGCGGGCCATCGGCTGTTCGCCAATGGCGAGCGTCACCTGCGTCCGCGGGACGCGCTGGCCGAGCTGTATCCGCCCCAGGCGCTGGCGGAGAGCCTGGCGATCGCCGGGCGCTGCCGCTTCGATCTCGGCCAACTGCGCTACCACTATCCCCATGAACTGGTGCCCAGGGAGCATACGCCAGCCAGCTGGCTGCGCGAGCTGGTCGAGAAGGGGATGCTCGAGCGCTGGCCCGAGGGGGCTTCCACTGAGGTCAGGGCGCTGATCGAGCGCGAGCTCGCGCTGATCCATGAGCTCGGGTTCGAAAGCTACTTCCTCACCGTCCACGACATCGTCGCCTACGCGCGCCGCCAGAATATCCTCTGCCAAGGGCGCGGTTCGGCGGCCAATTCGGCGGTGTGCTTCGCGCTTAGGATCACCGAGCTGGATCCGACACGGATCAACCTGCTGTTCGAGCGCTTCATCTCCAAGGAGCGCAACGAGCCGCCCGATATCGACGTCGACTTCGAGCACGAGCGGCGCGAGGAGGTGATCCAGTACGTCTTCCGACGCTATGGCCGCCATCGCGCCGCGATCACCGCCGTGGTCAGCACCTACCACGCCGCCGGCGCGATTCGTGACGTCGCCAAGGCACTTGGCCTGCCGCCGGACCAGGTCAATGCGCTGGCCGACTGCTGCGACAGCTGGAGCGATCGGCTGCCCTCGGCCGAGCGGCTGGTCGAGGGCGGCTTCGACCCGGCGAGCCCGGTGCTCGCGCGGGTGCTGGCGCTGTCTCGTGAGCTGGTCGGTTTTCCTCGCCATCTCTCCCAGCATCCGGGCGGTTTCGTGATCTCCGAGGCGCCGCTCGACACCCTGGTGCCGGTGGAGAACGCGGCGATGGCCGAGCGCACGGTGATCCAGTGGGACAAGGACGATCTCGACCTGGTCGGGCTGCTCAAGGTCGATATCCTCTCGCTCGGCATGCTCAGCGCGCTGAGGCGCTGTTTCGCACTGATCGAACGGCACTACGGGCGGGTGCTGACCCTGGCGACGGTGCCCGCCGAGGACGGGCCGACCTACCAGATGATCCAAAACGCCGACACCCTCGGCGTGTTCCAGATCGAGTCGCGGGCGCAGATGGCGATGCTGCCCCGGCTCAGGCCGAAGACGTTCTACGACCTGGTGATCCAGGTCGCGATCGTGCGTCCGGGGCCGATCCAGGGCGACATGGTGCATCCCTACCTCAAGCGCAGGCGTGGCGAGGAGCCGGTGAGCTACCCCTCCGAGGGATTGGAGCGGGTATTCAAGCGCACCCTCGGCGTGCCGCTGTTCCAGGAGCAGGTGATGGAGCTTGCGATCACCGCGGCGGGATACAGCGCGGGCGAGGCCGATCAGCTGCGTCGCTCGATGGCGGCGTGGAAGCGCCATGGCGGGCTCGAGCATCATCGCGAGCGGTTGACCCAGGGCATGCTCGATCGAGGCTACGATGCCGGCTTCGCCGAACGGATCTTCGAGCAGATCAAGGGCTTCGGCAGCTATGGCTTTCCCGAATCCCACGCCGCCAGCTTCGCGCTGCTGACCTACGCCAGCTGCTGGCTCAAGTGCCACTATCCGGCGGCCTATGCCTGCGCGCTGGTCAATAGCTGGCCGATGGGCTTCTACTCTCCCGACCAGGTACTGCAGGACGCTCGCCGCCACGGCATCAGGGTCCTGCCGGTGGACGTTCGCTACAGCGTCTGGGACTGCTCGCTCGAATCGGGTCGCGACGGCGCATGGGGGATCCGGCTGGGGCTTCGAATGGTGCGCGGCTTTCGCCAGGCGCAGGCCGGGCGGATCGAAGCGGCCCGGGCACTAGGAGCGTTCGACGACGTGGCGGAGCTGGCCCGCCGTACCCGGCTCGAACCCCGCGCGCTTTCGCTGCTCGCCGACGCAGGGGTCCTGCGTGCGCTGGCGGGCAACCGCCATCGGGCCCGCTGGGCCGTGGCGGGTATCGAAGCGCAGCGTCCGCTGTTCGCCTCGCTCCCTGCCACCGAAGAGCAGGCGGTCCGGCTACCGCTGACCAATACCGGCGAGGACCTGCTCACCGACTATGCCACCCTGGGCACCACCCTGGGGCCGCATCCGCTGCGGCTGCTGCGCGGGCGCGCCGAACTGCGCCGCTGCGTCGACTCCCGCGCACTGGCCGGGCTCGAGCAGGGGCGTGGTGTCAGCGTCGCTGGGCTGGTGGTCGGCCGCCAGCGTCCGGGCACCGCCAGCGGGGTGATCTTCGTCACCCTCGAAGACGAGTTCGGCATGGTCAACGTGGTGGTCTGGCGGGCGCTCGCCGAGCGCCAGCGCCTGGCGCTGGTCGAGTCGCGGCTGCTGAGGGTGAGCGGGCGGCTGGAAAGCAAGGAGGGCGTGCGCCACCTGATCGCCCACCACCTGCACGATATCAGCGCGCTGCTCGATGGGCTCGACGTGCGCAGCCGCGACTTTCAATAA
- a CDS encoding Y-family DNA polymerase, protein MRWACILLPRLALDGVLRRHPDPEAPLALITGASQRRVLHAVNPSARALGLRAGQSLTAAQALSRDFTIHGYDPRDAERWQRLLAAWAYRYSSQVSLHYPRALLVEIASSLALFGPWPRFEARLREELAALGFTHRINVAPNPAAARVLGNAHDGLAVASQEALKDVLGALPVERAGLPRDAVEALSRMGLRRLDQVLALPRATLTRRFAPEVIRHLGELLGEWPLALESYLPPDEFDLRLELNFEVSSHQALLFPLRRLIGDLAAFLAGRDSGVQRFTLELEHVKGAPSLVPVGLLGAERDPGLLFELARGRLERTRVGAPVRAVRLTARELPPFAPERRELFDARPQQSQPWEQLRERLRARLGDHAVHGLGTVGDHRPECAWQPAFLSSAQLDGARLRPGWLLARPIPFDVEVAGILAGPERIESGWWDGGDVRRDYYLIETRKGQRGWVYREVGGDGHYWLQGWFG, encoded by the coding sequence ATGCGCTGGGCCTGTATCCTGCTACCGAGGCTTGCGCTGGATGGTGTGCTGCGGCGCCATCCCGATCCCGAGGCCCCCTTGGCGCTGATCACCGGGGCGTCGCAGCGTCGCGTGCTGCATGCGGTCAACCCATCGGCGCGGGCGCTGGGCCTGCGCGCTGGCCAGTCATTGACCGCGGCTCAGGCGCTGAGCCGCGATTTCACCATCCACGGCTATGATCCACGGGATGCCGAGCGCTGGCAGCGGCTGCTCGCCGCCTGGGCCTATCGCTACAGCTCCCAGGTCAGTCTGCACTATCCGCGCGCGTTGCTGGTCGAGATCGCGAGCAGCCTGGCGCTATTCGGCCCCTGGCCGCGCTTCGAGGCGCGGCTGCGCGAAGAGCTCGCTGCGCTGGGTTTCACTCATCGGATCAACGTCGCACCCAACCCCGCCGCCGCGCGAGTGCTGGGCAATGCCCACGATGGCCTCGCCGTGGCGAGTCAAGAGGCACTGAAAGATGTGCTCGGCGCGCTGCCGGTCGAGCGCGCCGGGCTGCCCCGCGATGCGGTCGAGGCGCTCTCGAGGATGGGGCTGCGTCGCTTGGACCAGGTGCTGGCGCTGCCCCGGGCGACCTTGACCCGGCGCTTCGCCCCGGAGGTGATACGTCATCTCGGCGAGCTCCTGGGCGAGTGGCCGCTGGCGCTCGAGAGCTACCTGCCGCCGGATGAGTTCGACCTGCGTCTCGAGCTCAACTTCGAGGTCTCCTCCCACCAGGCGCTACTGTTTCCGCTCAGGCGATTGATCGGCGACCTCGCCGCCTTCCTCGCCGGTCGTGACAGTGGGGTGCAGCGCTTCACCCTCGAGCTCGAGCATGTCAAGGGGGCGCCGAGCCTGGTCCCGGTCGGGCTGCTCGGTGCCGAGCGCGACCCTGGGCTGCTGTTCGAACTTGCCCGGGGCCGGCTCGAGCGTACCCGGGTCGGTGCGCCGGTACGCGCGGTGCGGCTGACCGCGCGCGAGCTGCCGCCTTTCGCACCGGAGCGACGCGAGCTGTTCGATGCTCGTCCCCAGCAGTCCCAGCCCTGGGAGCAGTTGAGGGAGCGCCTGCGCGCACGGCTTGGCGACCATGCGGTGCATGGTCTCGGCACGGTGGGGGATCATCGCCCCGAATGCGCTTGGCAGCCGGCGTTCCTGTCCTCGGCCCAGCTGGACGGCGCCCGGCTGCGCCCGGGCTGGCTGCTGGCGCGGCCGATACCGTTCGACGTCGAAGTGGCGGGCATCCTCGCCGGTCCCGAGCGGATCGAGTCGGGCTGGTGGGATGGCGGCGACGTGCGGCGCGATTACTACCTGATCGAGACTCGAAAAGGGCAGCGTGGCTGGGTCTATCGCGAAGTGGGGGGAGATGGCCACTACTGGCTGCAGGGGTGGTTCGGATGA
- the imuA gene encoding translesion DNA synthesis-associated protein ImuA → MSGLEALLDERRIWRGRETNRPPAGCPSGHDALDAALPSGGWPEAAVTEILLAGQGFGELALLWPALARLSQVGERVVLVAPPCLPYPHAWARAGVVLERLALVAADERDALWAAEQCLRSGSCGAVLCWPRIADDRALRRLQVAAESGQTLAFVHRPLAALANPSPAALRLVLEQGRVRVLKCRGGLAPPTSIAFARAG, encoded by the coding sequence ATGAGCGGATTGGAAGCCCTGCTCGATGAGCGCAGGATCTGGCGTGGCCGCGAGACGAACCGCCCGCCGGCGGGCTGCCCGAGTGGACACGATGCGCTGGATGCGGCGCTGCCGAGTGGAGGTTGGCCCGAGGCGGCGGTGACCGAGATACTCCTGGCCGGCCAGGGCTTCGGTGAACTCGCGCTGCTGTGGCCGGCGCTCGCGCGCCTGAGCCAAGTGGGCGAGCGGGTGGTGCTGGTGGCGCCGCCCTGCCTGCCCTATCCGCATGCCTGGGCACGGGCCGGTGTGGTACTGGAGCGTCTGGCGCTGGTCGCGGCGGATGAGCGTGATGCGCTGTGGGCGGCGGAGCAGTGCCTGCGCTCGGGGAGCTGCGGTGCGGTGCTGTGCTGGCCGAGAATAGCGGACGATCGTGCGCTGCGCCGGCTGCAGGTCGCTGCCGAGAGCGGCCAGACCCTGGCATTCGTTCACCGTCCGCTGGCGGCGCTGGCCAATCCATCGCCCGCGGCGCTGCGCTTGGTGCTCGAGCAAGGGCGGGTCAGGGTGCTCAAGTGCCGTGGCGGGCTGGCGCCGCCCACGTCGATCGCATTCGCGCGGGCGGGTTGA
- the blh gene encoding bifunctional sulfur transferase/dioxygenase Blh, with amino-acid sequence MRVTRITERLSIAAQPNSTDIIQWADQGFTLLINARPDDEEASQPGNACERHTAERAGMAYAFIPVTGTTITKADIRAFQAALSEASGPAVAHCKTGTRALMLFVLGEALDGRMEEDEVIDFGQRHGIDLTAVRRWLERERSSRPRVEGFFDPRTFSIQYLVIDPDTRACAVIDPVLDFDEKSGATSTRSADELLEFIAREELKLQWILDTHPHADHFSAAHYLRSRTGAPTAIGERVIEVQKLWKEIYHWPALATDGSQWDRLFADGERFMIGNLEAEALFSPGHTLASITYLVGDAAFVHDTLFMPDSGSARADFPGGDARRLWRSIQRILALPDQTRLFTGHDYQPEGRAPRWESSVAEQKRVNAHLVGIDEQSYVALRQARDHTLPMPKLILHALQVNIRGGRLPEPETNGKRYLKIPLDVLGGAPW; translated from the coding sequence ATGCGTGTCACCAGGATCACCGAGCGGCTCTCGATCGCCGCTCAGCCGAATTCGACCGATATCATCCAATGGGCCGATCAAGGCTTCACCCTGCTGATCAACGCTCGCCCAGATGACGAAGAGGCGAGCCAACCCGGCAACGCTTGCGAACGGCACACGGCCGAGCGCGCAGGGATGGCCTATGCGTTCATCCCGGTCACCGGAACCACGATCACCAAGGCGGACATCCGGGCCTTCCAAGCGGCGCTGTCCGAGGCCAGCGGGCCGGCGGTGGCGCACTGCAAGACCGGCACCCGGGCGCTGATGCTCTTCGTGCTCGGAGAAGCGCTCGATGGCCGGATGGAGGAGGACGAGGTGATCGACTTCGGCCAGCGACATGGCATCGACCTTACCGCCGTGCGGCGCTGGCTCGAGCGCGAACGCTCGAGCCGCCCGCGTGTCGAGGGCTTCTTCGACCCACGCACCTTTTCGATCCAGTACCTGGTGATCGACCCGGATACGCGGGCGTGCGCGGTCATCGACCCGGTGCTCGACTTCGACGAGAAATCCGGTGCTACCTCGACCCGCAGCGCCGATGAGCTGCTCGAGTTCATCGCTCGTGAAGAGCTCAAGCTTCAGTGGATCCTCGATACCCATCCCCATGCCGATCACTTCTCCGCCGCCCACTACCTGCGCAGCCGCACCGGTGCGCCGACCGCGATCGGCGAGCGGGTAATCGAGGTACAGAAACTATGGAAGGAGATCTACCACTGGCCGGCGCTCGCTACCGACGGCTCGCAGTGGGACCGGCTGTTCGCCGATGGCGAGCGGTTCATGATCGGCAACCTGGAGGCCGAGGCGCTGTTCTCCCCCGGCCACACGCTTGCATCGATCACCTATCTGGTCGGTGACGCCGCCTTCGTCCACGACACCCTGTTCATGCCCGACAGCGGCAGCGCGCGGGCGGACTTTCCCGGCGGCGACGCACGCAGGCTGTGGCGATCGATCCAGCGCATTCTCGCCCTGCCCGACCAGACCCGGCTGTTCACCGGCCACGACTACCAGCCCGAGGGCCGCGCACCGCGCTGGGAAAGCAGCGTCGCCGAGCAAAAGCGTGTCAACGCCCATCTCGTCGGCATCGACGAACAGAGCTACGTGGCACTGCGCCAGGCGCGCGACCATACGCTACCAATGCCGAAGCTGATTCTTCACGCACTGCAGGTCAACATTCGCGGCGGGCGACTGCCGGAGCCTGAGACGAACGGCAAACGCTATCTCAAGATCCCCCTCGACGTGCTCGGCGGCGCGCCCTGGTAG
- a CDS encoding M14 family zinc carboxypeptidase, protein MLVTRRTSLKGLGFAGLALATSRVWAMPQKWDVSVDTFPANGELDTALQEIADRYADIAEIQPVGTSRNGRRIMMLSVGEGEKSALVVGGPHPNEPAGGATAVHLARQLAKDGELRKRLGYRWHFIGSIDPDGLALNDGWLRSPRTLENYLNSFFRPAFIDQPEYTFPLETGDYSFKNSTPENLAWQRALELTRPDYQVSLHGTDYGGVFYIVNRDIPALNDKLVAYPEQVGLTLNAHGEPLAEIATSPRN, encoded by the coding sequence ATGCTCGTTACTCGCAGAACATCCCTGAAGGGTCTCGGGTTTGCCGGGCTGGCACTGGCGACGTCGCGCGTTTGGGCTATGCCGCAAAAGTGGGATGTGTCCGTAGACACCTTCCCCGCCAATGGCGAGCTTGATACGGCCCTGCAGGAAATCGCCGACCGATATGCTGATATCGCTGAAATCCAGCCGGTAGGGACGAGCCGGAACGGCCGCCGGATCATGATGCTCAGCGTGGGCGAAGGTGAAAAGTCAGCTCTCGTCGTCGGCGGGCCTCATCCCAACGAGCCGGCGGGCGGTGCGACCGCCGTGCATCTCGCCCGGCAACTGGCCAAAGACGGAGAACTGCGCAAGCGGCTAGGCTATCGATGGCACTTCATCGGCTCGATCGATCCTGACGGGCTTGCGTTGAACGATGGCTGGCTTCGATCGCCACGTACGCTGGAAAATTATCTCAACTCTTTTTTCCGCCCCGCTTTTATCGATCAGCCTGAGTATACCTTCCCGCTCGAGACCGGTGATTACAGCTTCAAGAATTCGACGCCTGAGAACCTTGCATGGCAGCGTGCGCTTGAGCTGACTCGCCCCGATTACCAGGTCTCGCTCCACGGAACTGACTACGGCGGCGTGTTCTATATCGTCAACCGTGACATTCCCGCGCTCAATGACAAGCTGGTCGCCTATCCTGAGCAGGTGGGGCTGACACTGAACGCCCATGGTGAACCGCTGGCTGAAATTGCGACGTCCCCCCGCAATTGA